Proteins from one Oncorhynchus tshawytscha isolate Ot180627B linkage group LG16, Otsh_v2.0, whole genome shotgun sequence genomic window:
- the LOC112216335 gene encoding carboxy-terminal domain RNA polymerase II polypeptide A small phosphatase 2, whose translation MESSIITQVQKEDIQLSPKTGEVSSSSLKKPRSCNIFKALFCCLRGAQDARNPPSPSQDALLGPQDNGDVVKLSSGPSLLPEMTPQDQGKICVVIDLDETLVHSSFKPISNADFIVPVEIEGTTHQVYVLKRPYVDEFLQRMGELFECILFTASLAKYADPVTDLLDQCGVFRARLFRESCVFHQGCYVKDLSLLGRELHKTLILDNSPASYIFHPENAVPVVSWFDDVEDAELLHLLPVFEDLSQAEDVYTRLGELRAP comes from the exons GCGAGGTGAGCAGCTCTTCTCTGAAGAAGCCTAGGAGCTGTAACATCTTCAAAGCACTCTTCTGTTGCCTCAGAGGAGCACAGGATGCCCGGAATCCACCATCTCCTTCACAAGATGCCTTGCTGGGGCCACAGGACAATGGGGACGTTGTCAAG CTGTCATCAGGGCCCAGCCTGCTGCCTGAGATGACACCCCAGGACCAGGGGAAGATATGTGTGGTCATAGACCTGGATGAGACACTGGTgcatagctcattcaag CCTATCAGTAATGCAGATTTCATAGTGCCTGTGGAGATTGAGGGGACCACACACCAG GTATACGTGCTGAAGAGGCCTTATGTGGATGAGTTTCTACAACGAATGGGAGAGCTGTTTGAGTGTATTCTGTTCACTGCCAGTCTTGCCAAG TATGCAGATCCAGTGACTGACCTGTTGGATCAGTGCGGGGTATTCCGGGCACGGTTGTTCCGGGagtcctgtgtgttccaccagGGATGCTACGTCAAAGATCTCAGCCTGCTGGGCCGAGAGCTCCATAAGACCCTCATCCTAGACAACTCTCCTGCCTCCTACATCTTCCACCCAGAGAATGCT GTTCCTGTGGTGTCCTGGTTTGATGATGTGGAGGATGCTGAGCTGCTCCACCTGCTGCCTGTGTTTGAGGACCTGAGTCAGGCAGAGGATGTCTACACCAGACTGGGGGAGCTACGAGCACCATGA
- the LOC112216334 gene encoding probable Bax inhibitor 1: protein MNVFDRSIKLDVLLKFSQISQSTQLHLKNVYSSLAVCMFVAAAGSYVHVVTRIFQGGLLTLLGSLGMVVWLSMTPHNPETEKKRLAILAGFAFFTGVGLGPAMDFVIIINPSIIVTAFLGTSIIFVCFTLSALYAKRRSFLFLGGILMSGLSVLFLVSVVNMFFGSAILFKAHMYLGLVIMCGFVLFDTQLIIEKAENGDKDYIWHCVDLFLDFVTIFRKLMILLAMNEKDKKKEKK from the exons ATGAACGTGTTTGACCGCAGCATCAAATTGGATGTTCTCCTCAAGTTCTCCCAAAT TTCCCAATCTACCCAGTTACACCTGAAGAATGTCTACTCCAGTTTGGCAGTTTGCATGTTCGTGGCTGCAGCAGGCTCCTACGTCCATGTTGTCACACGGATCTTTCAG GGTGGGTTGCTGACTCTTCTGGGTTCCCTGGGCATGGTGGTTTGGTTGTCCATGACACCACACAACCCAGAGACCGAGAAGAAGAGACTGGCTATCCTTGCAGGGTTTGCTTTCTTCACAG GTGTTGGTCTTGGACCAGCAATGGACTTTGTCATCATCATTAACCCAAG catcatTGTGACAGCCTTCCTTGGAACCTCAATCATCTTTGTCTGCTTCACTCTCAGTGCCCTGTATGCCAAGCGCAGGAGCTTCCTCTTCCTAGGAG GTATTCTGATGTCTGGCTTGTCTGTCTTGTTCCTGGTGTCTGTGGTGAACATGTTCTTTGGATCAGCGATACTCTTCAAG GCTCACATGTACCTGGGTCTGGTCATTATGTGTGGCTTTGTTCTGTTCGACACTCAGCTCATCATTGAGAAAGCAGAGAACGGAGACAAGGACTACATCTG GCATTGCGTGGACCTGTTCCTCGACTTTGTGACCATTTTCAGAAAACTCATGATTCTCCTTGCCATGAATGAGAAG GACAAGAAGAAAGAAAAGAAGTAG